A single window of Arvicanthis niloticus isolate mArvNil1 chromosome X, mArvNil1.pat.X, whole genome shotgun sequence DNA harbors:
- the Pnma3 gene encoding LOW QUALITY PROTEIN: paraneoplastic antigen Ma3 (The sequence of the model RefSeq protein was modified relative to this genomic sequence to represent the inferred CDS: inserted 2 bases in 1 codon; substituted 1 base at 1 genomic stop codon), producing MPLNLLQDWCVCVWGGGNLNTQRSMLILGILEDCSEDEFEETLHEALKHLGRYRIIGRMFRREENAQAFLVELVCDFDYALVPREIEGKGEPWKVAVKSPNSDDEFLSRLNHFLEEERRTVSDMNRVLGTHSNYSPTKTAISADFWVWAQTLSAVMQPLLQQMLYRELIVFSGXFISIPGLLAFDSWLEHTTDMLQMWQVPEVEIAQLKFCKAYQEPGEEVSSFVVHLETLLQKALEKNAISRKNVNQTRLKQILGGAILSAKLREKLKVLKQHRRPPGFLALVKFFREEEEEWEATRGPERSYYEVLELVLSPFNIGSEERTLFVPAFGSVPEARPYQGSRHRWRRGQHRRGGVPRDGPQGTRKRNYELXNYSCGEDGHIRVHCFNPSNRTLVKQKKQAIMQKGNRNWAWEKSHPKPKTM from the exons ATGCCATTGAACCTGTTGcaggactggtgtgtgtgtgtgtggggggggggaaatctgaACACCCAGAGGTCTATGCTGATCCTGGGGATTCTGGAGGATTGTAGTGAGGATGAGTTTGAGGAGACTCTCCATGAAGCTCTCAAGCATCTGGGAAGATACAGGATCATCGGCAGGATGTTTAGGAGGGAGGAAAATGCCCAGGCCTTTTTGGTGGAACTTGTATGTGATTTTGACTATGCTTTGGTGCCCAGGGAAATAGAAGGAAAGGGTGAGCCCTGGAAAGTGGCTGTGAAATCCCCTAATTCAGATGATGAATTTCTTAGTAGACTGAATCACTTCTTAGAAGAGGAGAGGCGCACAGTGTCAGACATGAACAGGGTCCTAGGGACACACTCTAATTATTCACCTACCAAAACAGCTATATCAGCAGATTTCTGGGTCTGGGCTCAGACTCTAAGTGCAGTGATGCAGCCTCTACTACAACAAATGTTATACCGAGAACTAATAGTCTTTTCTGG ATTCATATCAATCCCAGGGTTGTTGGCCTTTGATTCCTGGCTTGAGCACACCACTGACATGTTACAGATGTGGCAGGTACCTGAGGTGGAAATTGCCCAGCTGAAATTTTGCAAGGCTTATCAGGAACCAGGAGAGGAAGTTTCTAGCTTTGTGGTGCATTTGGAGACCTTGCTCCAAAAAGCCCTAGAGAAAAATGCAATATCTCGAAAGAATGTGAATCAGACCCGCCTGAAACAAATCTTAGGTGGGGCCATCCTTTCTGCAAAACTGAGAGAGAAACTTAAGGTGCTGAAACAACATAGAAGACCACCTGGTTTCCTGGCCCTAGTGAAGTTTTTccgtgaggaggaggaagagtgggaggCCACTAGGGGTCCAGAGAGGAGTTACTATGAGGTGCTGGAGTTAGTTCTAAGTCCCTTTAACATAggcagtgaggagagaacactATTTGTTCCAGCCTTTGGCAGTGTTCCTGAGGCAAGGCCTTACCAGGGTTCCCGCCATCGCTGGAGGAGAGGCCAGCACCGAAGGGGAGGTGTGCCCAGGGATGGTCCTCAAGGCACAAGAAAGCGGAATTATGAATTATAAAACTATAGTTGTGGGGAAGATGGCCATATCAGAGTACACTGTTTTAACCCTTCCAACCGGACCTTGGTGAAGCAGAAGAAACAGGCTATAATGCAGAAGGGAAACAGGAACTGGGCTTGGGAGAAGAGCCATCCGAAGCCCAAAACCATGTAG